Genomic window (Verrucomicrobiia bacterium):
GAGGTGGAGTCCAGTTTCAGTTCCCGGGAACGGCTGCCGGCCCGGCCCGGTGCATCGGTGAGATCCACGCCATTCTTCCGCCACTGAAAGGACAGAAGTCCACCGCTGGCCGTCACGCCAAAGGAGACCGGCGCGCCATCCACCAGGGCCGTGGAACCTGTTTGGACCATATCGCTTAAGGTTGGGGCGTCGAGCTTCAGGGTGAATACCTCCTGTTCGACGGAGCCTTCGGCATTGGACACGACCACCGAGTAGGTGCCGAGGTCCGCCTGGGATGCCGAGTTGAGCTTCAATTCCGAGCTTTTCGTGCCGGAACGGCTTGGGCCGTCGGCCAGCGGGGTGCCATCCCGTCGCCACTGGTAAATCAAACGGCCGCCGGTGGCCTCGACTCCCAGCGTCACCGAGCGGTCACCGTCCAGTCCAAGGTCGCCCTCCCGGCGGGTGTCCAGGATGGTTGGCGGATAGACCACCCCGTTGATGTGGATCACACCGTAGTCGGGGGCAGCGACCTGCACTGAGCCATTCTGGGACATCGCCACCAGTTCAACCCAGCCCAAGTCGGCATCCTGCCAGGTGGCGCCAGAATCGGCGCTGAAGGAAATGGGGCTGGGCGTCCAGATTCCGGGCCAGGGCCTGTTGAATGCCGGCGCCGACAGGACTTGAATTCCACCTGGGCCGAAGGCGAACGCGCTGGGCACGTGGTTCAAGTCCTGACTCTGCCAGCTTTGGCCTTGGTCTTCAGACACCAGCAAGGAGTCTTCCAGCGCCACCACGATGCGCAGTCCTCTGTCGCCGGATGCGACGAGGTTCAGGGAACGCGACGCGCCCACTCCATGCCCAGTCAATCGGCTCCAGGTGGAGGCGGAATCCGTCGAAAGAAGCAGTCGCACGACGGGATTCCCCCCGTCATCGGTGCCTTCGGCGCCAACGACCAAGGTATCTCCATCGGCTGACACTGCGACATGGGATATCCATCCTTCATCCCAGAGGACGACCACCTTCCAAGTTTGGCCGTGATCCTGACTCAGGCAGGCAACCCCCGCCACGGCCAAGAATATTTGGCGTCCATCCTGGGAGAGGGCGATGTCTGTGATCACTGGATCCCAAGGATTCCCAGGAACCCATTCCGGGACGATTTCAGGCGGCAATTCGCAACGATTCCAGGTCATGCCGTGATTATCCGAGGTGACCAGCAATGGCACGCTGACCGAGTTTCCGTCGGGCCTCACGGACCACTGGGCGCCGGCCAGGGCCATGAAGCTGCCATCGCCGGAGAGGACAAACCTCGTCTGCCACGACACCTCCTCTGGCAGCGAGGACATCAAACGCCAGGACTTGCCGAAGTCCCCGGAGACAGCCGAGGCCGCCCTGGAAAGACCGGATTCCTCATCCTCGACCCAGCCAATGGCGGCGATGACCGAGGCGTTGGAGGAGACATCGAGACACAGCCAATTCGCACTCGGTGAGGGGCAGCGGGTCCAACCGTCCGCCCAATCCGAACCCGCCGCGGGACTCCTCCAGGCCAGCAGTATGAATGGGAACAACAAGCACCACCGAGCGAAGATTTGATGCAGTCTGCTTCGCCGGATCACCAAGAGAATCGGGTTCATCACACCCATTGCTTCGGAATCGGTGGACCGGGGTCACAGAGAATTTTTTCTCGGAAATCGCCAACCCCTCCTCATTTCCTCGCAGCATCTTTTTCCCGACGGATTTCCTCCCAGGATGGTGCGCGCCAGATGCTGATCCGCGGCGCTTGGATGGAATCGGAAACCAACAGAAGTTGACTGCCATCGGGCGAGACTGCCGGGCGGTGACCGAGGCCAAACGGGGACTCCAGATCCAGTAGCAGACGTCCGGAAACGGGGTCCAAGATCCGGCAATTGGACAGGAGGAGGCGCGATCCATCGGGCCAGAAGGCGGAACCGTGGCTCGTGCCCTTCAACGTGTCGAACGTCTGGATCGGGCGGAGGGATTGGGCCTCCAACAGTTGCTGGCCGCCACAATAGCCCAAAGTAGCGGCGGGCCGGAGCGCACACACGTTTCGCGCTCGCGGCCCGCCGACCGATTCACTCGAACCGGAATCTGTTCTCAGGGCTGAGGTGATCCGAGACGGAAGAACTCCGATCCCGGAGCTGCAGGGCGCACGAGTTCCGTCGTGGTGGAGTTTCCGTCGAGGCGCACTTCCCCTTCGGCGTGCCAGTGTGAAAGGTCTGGGCTGGATTCGACGGGATATACTCCGCCGAGAATCCCATGGACGGTGGCCTGCCACTGGCCCGATTCGATCCGGGCGCTGGCCACGACCGGCGCCAGCGGGCCCAAGCGGATCTGAGCGACATTTCCGACGGGTTCGCCGTTGAACCGGCCACCACTGCCGAAGAGCCAGGCAGAGCCCCGTGGATCGACGGCGATGCCGCGGCGGCTGAGAGGTGAGTCGAGACCGAGGCCAGTGTCGAACTCCGGAGCCAGCGAGCCGTCGCGTTCCAGCAGGGCCAGGAACCGGCGGGGTTTGCCGCCCACCTGCGTGAAGTCGCCGCTAATCATGCTGCGACCATCCGGCAGGGGGACCATTTGCCAAACCTGGGCGTTGGGATTGGGGGAACGGAAGCTCGTGTCATTGGAACCATCTGGGTTCAACCGGGCCACCCGCCGGATGGCCCGTCCGCCGACCGTGACGAAATCGCCTCCAAGAAGTGTGCGGCCATCAGGAAGCGCGTGAATGGCTACGACTGGACCGACGACGCCGCCTCGCATCCGGGACGTAGTGTCGAAGGTTCCGTCCGCATTCAGACGTGCGAAATTGGGTGACGTTTTGCCGTCCACTTTCTCAAACGAACCGCCGATCATGATCTTGCCGTCCCGCTGCACGGCGACCGCCCAGATGACGACCCCACCGCTGCTGGTGACGCCGCCGTCCGGTTTAAAGGTGACATCCACAGTGCCGTCGGAATCAAGGCGGACGAGGGCGGTATGCGGCTCGCCGTTGACGTGCCCGAAGGTCCCGACGACCACGATTTTTCGATCGGTCTGGACTGCAAGGTCGAGCAGCCTGCCGTCGAAACGCAGGTTCTGGCCGAAACGTTCGTCGAGCGAACCGTCCGCCTTCAATCGCACCAGCATGGAACGCTTCTGTCCGCCGACCCGCGAAAACTCCCCGGCCACCAATACCGAACCGTCGAACCGGACTCGGTGTAGTTGATCAGTTCCATGCGGATCGGGTTCAGTCGCACGTTGATCCCG
Coding sequences:
- a CDS encoding delta-60 repeat domain-containing protein, with translation MAGEFSRVGGQKRSMLVRLKADGSLDERFGQNLRFDGRLLDLAVQTDRKIVVVGTFGHVNGEPHTALVRLDSDGTVDVTFKPDGGVTSSGGVVIWAVAVQRDGKIMIGGSFEKVDGKTSPNFARLNADGTFDTTSRMRGGVVGPVVAIHALPDGRTLLGGDFVTVGGRAIRRVARLNPDGSNDTSFRSPNPNAQVWQMVPLPDGRSMISGDFTQVGGKPRRFLALLERDGSLAPEFDTGLGLDSPLSRRGIAVDPRGSAWLFGSGGRFNGEPVGNVAQIRLGPLAPVVASARIESGQWQATVHGILGGVYPVESSPDLSHWHAEGEVRLDGNSTTTELVRPAAPGSEFFRLGSPQP